The following nucleotide sequence is from Armatimonadota bacterium.
ACGATGAGGTTCCGGGCGTCGGTGGCAAACCCGTTGAGGCGCAGGAGCAGGCCCGGACGGGGGGCGGCCTCCAGGCCCAGGTCGGCAGCCCACGCCTCCTCTGGGCGCAGCGCGGGATTGCTGCACCCGGGGTAGCTAAGCTCGAAGAAAGTGGGGGGGCGGAAGGCCCGTCCCACGCTGCCGCGCACCCGTATCCGGTCAGTGAGGAGGTGGACGAACCCCAGCCGGGGGTTCACCTGCGCGCCGTGGGTCGGGTGGGCGTCGTAGCGCGCCCCCAGGCCCAGGTGCGTCTTCAGTCCCAGAACGGCGTCGTACTGCAGGTAGCCGGCCCAGGTGGCGGCATCGCCCTGGAATGCGGCAAAGGTGGAGGTGGAGCTGAAGGTGGTGCGCAGAAGCTCCAGCCCCCAGGTGAGGACGGCGCCGTCCGGGCGGCGGAGCACCCGCTGGAAGGCACCGCCCAGCGCCTCTCCGCGGTCGTCCGAGGAGAAGCCGGGCGAGGTAAACCCCAGTCGGTCCTCCAGCCACCACAGCCGCGCCCGCGTGGTCTGCGGGCCGGCCTCCTCCCAAGTCAGGGCCAGGAGCGAGCGCACATCGTCGAGGCGGTCTTCCGCCGTGGGGAAGAACGTCGGCCCTGGCAGGCCCGCTGCGCCCGCGGAGTGTCGCGCGATCAGGGTGAGGGTGCGCTGCGGGCCACCGGCGAGCTCCAGGTGCAGCGTCCCCGTCCAGCGGGTGGCGTCGCTGTTTGGCCGCTCGCCAGAGGTGCCCAGCACCTCTGCGCCGAGCGCGATCCGGCCCCCGGGCCAGACGCGTCCCAGGCGAAGACGCGCTCCGGCGCTCCCGAAGCTGCCGCCTCCCACGGAGTAGCCGGACCGCGCGGACGATCGCGTCCGCACCGAGATCACCCCGCCCAGCGCGTTCCCATAGATC
It contains:
- a CDS encoding TonB-dependent receptor, which encodes MALCTVPTGIAVVGILLFLVAPARGQVPTFEGEEVTVPGLRPQLSTTTPALVSVLDGEELRRLGFATLGDALRFLAEVSTRAAGGGPGGFTQASIRGSTPQQVLVLVDGVPLNATAQFGVNLSTISLAEVERIEVLRGSYSAIYGNALGGVISVRTRSSARSGYSVGGGSFGSAGARLRLGRVWPGGRIALGAEVLGTSGERPNSDATRWTGTLHLELAGGPQRTLTLIARHSAGAAGLPGPTFFPTAEDRLDDVRSLLALTWEEAGPQTTRARLWWLEDRLGFTSPGFSSDDRGEALGGAFQRVLRRPDGAVLTWGLELLRTTFSSTSTFAAFQGDAATWAGYLQYDAVLGLKTHLGLGARYDAHPTHGAQVNPRLGFVHLLTDRIRVRGSVGRAFRPPTFFELSYPGCSNPALRPEEAWAADLGLEAAPRPGLLLRLNGFATDARNLIVGGCNPQNVGSARIAGVSAEAAWRIGEEWTVQGNLTWTDGVDRGTGLRLLRVSPWQAGAVLRRIWPSGGAASLVVNYTSARDDLDTSTFPATRVTLPGYLTVGLRYERNFGPLLLLAGVDNLLDARYETLRGYPGQGRTFFVQLASGR